tagAATGTAGTCAATGAAGTTACGgttttttttacagtttcgTGTACAGTAACAGAAGTAGAAAAATGTGAGGGTGAGGCAATGGCAAACAATAGAAaaggtaaattaattttcttctatgaatggaatattattttgaaatggaTATTCAATGGAAAATCTAATAAGAAGATAGAGGGTAAAATAAACATTCCGAATCTATCTGAGGAGAATGATATTTCTGAAATAGATGTAAGTAAAATGTTTCTACAAAACAAAATCATAGTTATTTAGACGTTCATAAACATTTAGTTCGTAAATAAGTATATAAACGAATCTAAGGTATAAACTTATGTTACTATGAAGAGTAATCTTGTTTATAATTGTGGGACCAAATCCAGTGATCAGTTAAAGACACTTCTGtgataattgatttaaaattaagtgaattaaaatctttatttgTAGATTGAAATTACTCTGAAAGATAGCACTGATGAAGGTGAATtagtaaaacattttctacatACAAAAGGGAAAAAAGCTATCagagaaaaattggaaaaatatgtCTCATCTTTAAAAGAAggtatataaatatcaataataattttgtttgatataggatatatatttgatattgTTTATGATATTATCATATCATAGAATTTGTATGTAtgctgtatattatattaagttgattccttttttttatttagaattcacAGTTGGAATGATCCTACCCAAGAAAGATAGCGTGAAGGAATCTATTACGAATATCACATCTGGATTCAATGCCAAAGTGagtataagaaaatataattttccagCAGTACATTGTAGTTCCGTTATGTCTGTAGATCACGTCACTAGATCTTTTAGGTCCAGTTTTTACATAACTCAGGATTTATATAGCATGACACATAAtcagtaatttttttaactttcgtAGGTTCAAATGAATTCTACAGTGGTatcatcaaataataaaaaggatGCAGGATGTAAGATTTCTACAACAACAATCAAACAGCAGCAGAAATTCCAGTGCAGAGCAGaagaattttacaatgtttttaCAACAGTTGAGGTAATGTAACTactaatatttagaaaaatattactgtTACAGGTGCTATTTAACTGGTACTATTTAAttactgaatttcttttcattttaaaaacaagTATTGTTTATATGCTTGTTTAAGAATTCTGTTGTTTATTGGTagtcatttaaatatataagtagcatgaaaagaaacagttattgaaatttcaaataaagcATAAGATGAtctgataaaataatatttcacgtaaTAATACATGTCgcgtaataattaaaaaaagagtgtaactatacatttttgtagttGTATTTGTCTCATGTATCCATTActattgtacaattattttgaaaggTCATATACCAGACGATGTAATAACTATTaggagacgcggtagcgtctccaTCCGAATTCAAATTGTCATATCTCCGCAAAACTATAGAAGTCAGAGAAAATGTTGTTAAACGATAATTAGACGCTACACAAGAAGTCATCATATGgcgatgaaaatttctttgtagaCAGAGGTACTTTtgagatattatttttatgttaaaataaaaatatatttaccaaACCTGCGACAACAAGCTGAGATGAGCTGTGTCGTTACTACAGATATTTTAATCAAGTGGACATGATAATTGTAAACCTAtttgattactttttatttcgttacctATTACAATAGGTACACACTTACATATTCTTATAAATgtattgatttatttgtattgGTACACCGATACATATTTctagtttaatttcattctatgtaattaaaaaatttgttgaacacattaattatacaatgaTCGCAATTATTGGGTagagtatatatttttaatttagtaatgtTTTTTTTGCAGATGGTTCAGGCGTTCACGAAAGGACCAGTCAATCTTGAACCAAAGAAAGCAGGCAAATTTGAAATGTTCGGTGGTAATATACACGGTAGCTTTGTAGAAATTACGCCCACAAAAATCGTTCAAAAATGGCGCTGCAAACAGTGGCCTGATGGTCATTTTAGCGATGTTATTATTGAAATCGCAGAGAAAAGTGATCATACTGAAGTTAACTTAACGCAAGTAGGTGTACCAGTTAGGTAAGGAAAAAACAAAACGCTTttgttaaagaagaaaaacatggtatttaagaaatatgcaaaatgttcattaatattttcttgcgAAGTACAAATGAGTAatagttatataaaaaataagcaaatgtattttttttgcaGCGAGGAAGATtcgacgaaacaaaattgGGAAAGGTATTACTGGGATGCCATAAAACGTACATTTGGATTCGGATATTTTATGTGATCTATGTATGTTCTGAATTTCACTTGCTTATTGATAAGTAGAAGAATGATTAAAACATGTATTGTCGCAAGCCACCTCGCATATCGTTTACGAACTAGCCGCATAATAATCAGCCTGgtacaaattgtttttctccTGATGCTAATTATTACAACTATCCTTTAATCCTAATCTTCCTGCTCTCTCTCGTGCACCGCATCGCGTAACCAAGAAACATCAGGTCATAGCTTAAACGTAAGTGAATCATCGTATGTATTAATAGTTGTATATGTGAAATAAATCATGTCACATATTTATATGTTCTTTTTTATCATCTGCTTTTAAGTTCACTCATTATTCTTTTTAGTTTGATATTCTTAAAGTAATTGTTACATAAGTCCGAAAAtctgttttatttgtattgaaaTGATcatgtttgaaaaaagaagGGTGACTTATTTGTGAATTAGAATAATGATGAGCTCTATATGGTAGATGGTTaagaattaaaacagaaacattaaatattttttcaagccATCAGTAGATGTATAgaacaagtattttattttgtttaccttCTTATCTTATATGCTTCAGGAAAGTCATTGTACTTAcctctttatttcttttgctcggtaattatttgtttgaaaaagtattttcataaattttgtaagaaaGTAGGTAAATGATCAAAATAGgtatgattaaaataaaatatatctataacatataaattgtttctttattttcgataaaaagtttATTCTTAACGCAGATACGTAATATTGCagatattttagtttttatatgCTATACTTCAATATCTTCAGGATATACAACTCCGACTTGCCTTCGAATCTCATCTTGTAATCGTGCAATCAACAATGAATCATTATGTGACACTTTGGAGCTTTCAATCATACCTTAAAagaacaataacaaaaatgaaaaaaaatcagaagATGAGTACATTGTTACAGTGTTAAAAGTTAATATACTGctacattttaaatttgcaaTGAAATACATCTATACAATACCTTTCAAAATGCACTGACGAACTTCTTCAGCTTCGTAACTCAATCCAgcactattaataaaattaaatttgtgtgCACCTTCTGGGAGTGGTACAGTGAAAGTGCCACTGGGTAGTTCTGCAGTCAGAGGACACCAAAATGATGGAACTTTTATCATTCCCTTAGTTCCAATAACATAAGCTTCGTTTGGTAAATTAACCAGAGCATTTGTAACAAGTGTTGCAGTACGATTATTCTTATACTGGAAGCTTACAGATACAGACATATCAACGCCCTCTTCGTTTAAAACACCACTTGCTTGTACACTTTGAGGTGCttcattgttaaatataaaagatgcAAACTGTATTACATATACTCCCAAGTCTAATACAGTACCACCTCCTAATTCTTTTTtgctaaacaaaaaaaataatttttgttatataattattttatcacatttttcaagaaatatataaaagaaaagatagaATA
This portion of the Hylaeus volcanicus isolate JK05 chromosome 4, UHH_iyHylVolc1.0_haploid, whole genome shotgun sequence genome encodes:
- the LOC128874736 gene encoding trans-1,2-dihydrobenzene-1,2-diol dehydrogenase-like isoform X1, coding for MTMATKWGIASAGKISHDFVTALGTLPQSDHVVVAVAARELSRAQAFADLHKIRKAYDSYAKLAQDKDIDVVYIGALHPQHYEITKLMLNHGKHVLCEKPLTMNLKQTTKLINLAKQKKLFLMEAIWSRCFPVYETIRKEIDSGTIGEVYQVLVNFGFNLSDVDRITKKELGGGTVLDLGVYVIQFASFIFNNEAPQSVQASGVLNEEGVDMSVSVSFQYKNNRTATLVTNALVNLPNEAYVIGTKGMIKVPSFWCPLTAELPSGTFTVPLPEGAHKFNFINSAGLSYEAEEVRQCILKGMIESSKVSHNDSLLIARLQDEIRRQVGVVYPEDIEV
- the LOC128874735 gene encoding activator of 90 kDa heat shock protein ATPase homolog 1 — its product is MAKWGEGDPRWIVEERPDATNVNNWHWTEKNACAWSQEKLKELFTNMKIEGDEVSCTVTEVEKCEGEAMANNRKGKLIFFYEWNIILKWIFNGKSNKKIEGKINIPNLSEENDISEIDIEITLKDSTDEGELVKHFLHTKGKKAIREKLEKYVSSLKEEFTVGMILPKKDSVKESITNITSGFNAKVQMNSTVVSSNNKKDAGCKISTTTIKQQQKFQCRAEEFYNVFTTVEMVQAFTKGPVNLEPKKAGKFEMFGGNIHGSFVEITPTKIVQKWRCKQWPDGHFSDVIIEIAEKSDHTEVNLTQVGVPVSEEDSTKQNWERYYWDAIKRTFGFGYFM
- the LOC128874736 gene encoding trans-1,2-dihydrobenzene-1,2-diol dehydrogenase-like isoform X2; translation: MATKWGIASAGKISHDFVTALGTLPQSDHVVVAVAARELSRAQAFADLHKIRKAYDSYAKLAQDKDIDVVYIGALHPQHYEITKLMLNHGKHVLCEKPLTMNLKQTTKLINLAKQKKLFLMEAIWSRCFPVYETIRKEIDSGTIGEVYQVLVNFGFNLSDVDRITKKELGGGTVLDLGVYVIQFASFIFNNEAPQSVQASGVLNEEGVDMSVSVSFQYKNNRTATLVTNALVNLPNEAYVIGTKGMIKVPSFWCPLTAELPSGTFTVPLPEGAHKFNFINSAGLSYEAEEVRQCILKGMIESSKVSHNDSLLIARLQDEIRRQVGVVYPEDIEV